In a single window of the Terriglobus roseus genome:
- the coxB gene encoding cytochrome c oxidase subunit II, which translates to MGISPVLWQFLTKWLTTSALWPQEASTIAPWADALYIFLWLVTLLGLVLVGTLLLVFSIKYRKEKSPVATQIEGSTLLEATWTIIPLGIFLFVFVWGAWLYFRIYNPPADAMQVYVVGKQWMWKAEHPGGQHEINALHVPTGRPVQLTMISQDVFHSYSIPAFRVKREVIPGRYTTVWFNATKAGTYHLFCTQYCGTLHSGMIGDIVAMAPEDYQRWTEESTSGMSLAQNGERLFASMGCNSCHSGNATAAGPNLAGVYGSKIRMDDGTEQVATDGWLRDTILNPSQHVPLGYKPIMPTYQGQISEEGLIDLVEYIKGLKTNYRVQQTLDTSKSNDAAPMVPEKVTQ; encoded by the coding sequence ATGGGAATCAGTCCAGTACTTTGGCAGTTTCTAACCAAGTGGCTCACCACCTCGGCGCTATGGCCGCAGGAGGCCTCCACCATCGCGCCATGGGCGGATGCGCTTTACATCTTCCTTTGGCTGGTGACGCTTCTGGGCCTGGTGCTGGTGGGCACCCTGCTGCTTGTTTTCAGCATCAAGTACCGCAAAGAGAAGAGCCCGGTTGCGACGCAGATCGAAGGCTCCACGCTGTTGGAAGCAACGTGGACCATCATCCCTCTGGGAATCTTTCTGTTCGTCTTCGTCTGGGGTGCGTGGCTCTACTTCCGTATCTACAACCCGCCCGCAGACGCGATGCAGGTCTACGTTGTGGGCAAGCAGTGGATGTGGAAGGCCGAGCATCCCGGTGGCCAGCATGAGATCAACGCTCTGCACGTCCCTACCGGTCGTCCAGTCCAGTTGACCATGATCTCGCAGGACGTCTTCCACTCGTACTCAATCCCGGCGTTCCGCGTGAAGCGTGAAGTCATTCCGGGTCGTTATACGACCGTCTGGTTCAACGCGACCAAGGCGGGGACATATCACCTGTTCTGCACACAGTATTGCGGTACGCTTCACTCCGGCATGATCGGTGACATTGTTGCCATGGCGCCGGAAGACTACCAGCGCTGGACGGAAGAGTCTACCAGCGGCATGAGCCTTGCTCAGAACGGCGAGCGACTGTTTGCGTCCATGGGCTGCAATAGCTGCCACAGTGGAAACGCAACGGCAGCCGGCCCGAACCTCGCAGGCGTCTACGGGTCTAAAATCAGGATGGATGACGGTACCGAGCAGGTAGCGACCGACGGCTGGCTGCGCGACACCATCCTCAATCCTTCGCAGCACGTCCCACTGGGCTACAAGCCGATTATGCCGACCTACCAGGGTCAGATCAGCGAAGAAGGTCTGATCGATCTGGTGGAGTACATCAAGGGCCTGAAGACCAACTACCGTGTGCAGCAGACGCTGGACACTTCCAAGTCAAACGACGCGGCGCCCATGGTGCCCGAAAAGGTGACGCAATGA
- a CDS encoding cytochrome c oxidase subunit I, with protein sequence MSTIVSLPDQATAVVPKKNYITAEHGLLSWLLTADHKRIAMLYLFSITFFFFIGGFFAGMVRLELLTPAGDLMAADTYNKMFTMHGIVMIFLFLVPSVPATLGNFFIPIMIGAKDLAFPKINLLSWYLYMAGGIFVLTTLVLGGVDTGWTFTTPLSTHYLNTHVVTTATAIFIAGFSSIFTGLNFIVTVHRMRAPGMTWFRLPLFVWSNYAASVLMVLGTPVLAIAIVLVALERAFGLGFFDPSKGGDPLLFQHLFWFYSHPAVYIMILPGFGVISEVISTFSRKRVFGYTAVAFSSVAIAVFGFFVWAHHMFIMGVSNYSALVFSLLTMLVAVPSAIKIFNWAFTLQKGSITFETPMLYAFGFIGLFTIGGLTGVFLGSLGMDVHLTETYFIVAHFHFVMVGGMLMAFLAGIHFWWPKMTGRMYPEGMSKFAAVVTFIGFILTFFPQFIVGYLGMPRRYAAYPAEFQVLNVLSTAGATVLGVGYMLPIFYLAWSLKYGAVAGNNPWQATGLEWQIQSPPLTENFLETPIVDHEAYDYEWLERKTQRELQHVG encoded by the coding sequence ATGAGTACCATCGTCTCCCTGCCTGACCAGGCGACGGCCGTTGTGCCGAAGAAGAACTACATTACGGCTGAGCATGGCCTGCTGAGCTGGCTGCTGACCGCGGACCACAAGCGGATCGCGATGCTGTACCTGTTCAGCATCACGTTCTTCTTCTTCATCGGTGGCTTCTTCGCCGGCATGGTACGCCTTGAGCTGCTGACGCCCGCGGGCGATCTGATGGCAGCCGACACCTACAACAAGATGTTCACGATGCACGGTATCGTGATGATCTTCCTGTTCCTGGTGCCGTCTGTCCCGGCGACGCTTGGCAACTTCTTCATCCCGATCATGATCGGTGCGAAGGATCTCGCGTTCCCGAAGATCAACCTGCTGAGCTGGTACCTGTACATGGCCGGCGGCATCTTCGTCCTGACCACGCTGGTCCTGGGTGGTGTTGATACCGGCTGGACGTTCACCACGCCGCTGTCGACGCACTACCTGAACACGCACGTGGTCACCACCGCGACGGCCATCTTCATCGCCGGCTTCTCGTCGATCTTCACCGGCCTGAACTTCATCGTGACGGTTCACCGCATGCGTGCGCCGGGTATGACGTGGTTCCGCCTGCCGCTCTTCGTGTGGTCGAACTACGCGGCATCGGTCCTGATGGTTCTGGGCACGCCGGTTCTCGCAATTGCCATCGTCCTGGTCGCTCTCGAGCGTGCTTTCGGACTGGGCTTCTTTGACCCGTCCAAGGGCGGCGATCCGCTGCTCTTCCAGCACTTGTTCTGGTTCTATTCACACCCGGCCGTGTACATCATGATTCTGCCCGGCTTCGGTGTGATCTCGGAAGTGATCTCGACATTCAGCCGTAAGCGCGTCTTCGGTTACACGGCAGTCGCATTCTCCTCAGTCGCCATCGCGGTCTTCGGCTTCTTCGTCTGGGCCCACCACATGTTCATCATGGGTGTGTCGAACTACTCGGCGCTCGTATTCTCGCTGCTGACGATGCTGGTCGCTGTACCTTCGGCCATTAAGATCTTCAACTGGGCGTTCACACTGCAGAAGGGTTCCATTACGTTTGAGACCCCGATGCTGTACGCCTTCGGATTTATCGGCCTGTTTACCATCGGTGGACTGACCGGCGTCTTCCTGGGTTCGCTCGGTATGGACGTTCACCTGACCGAGACCTACTTCATCGTGGCGCACTTCCACTTCGTCATGGTCGGCGGCATGCTGATGGCATTCCTCGCGGGTATCCACTTCTGGTGGCCCAAGATGACCGGCCGCATGTATCCCGAAGGTATGTCCAAGTTTGCCGCGGTCGTCACCTTCATCGGCTTTATCCTGACGTTCTTCCCGCAGTTCATCGTCGGCTACCTCGGTATGCCACGCCGTTACGCAGCCTACCCGGCTGAGTTCCAGGTGTTGAACGTACTGTCGACCGCAGGTGCAACGGTGCTGGGTGTCGGCTACATGTTGCCGATCTTCTACCTCGCCTGGTCGCTGAAGTATGGTGCAGTTGCGGGCAACAACCCGTGGCAGGCTACCGGCCTCGAGTGGCAGATTCAGTCGCCACCGTTGACGGAGAACTTCCTCGAGACGCCGATTGTGGATCACGAGGCATACGACTACGAATGGCTTGAGCGCAAGACACAGCGCGAGCTGCAGCACGTCGGCTAA
- a CDS encoding SCO family protein, with the protein MKRTTNRLGLLALTLGLLCSALPSRSQVSSYGDKQTGSEYGNELPAVLKGAAIDQHLNTTLPGVPFVDETGKPVNTADYFGHGKPAVLALVYFKCPMLCSEELDGLVQSLAMVHLDPSKDFNVLVISIDPTDTPAEAAKKKALYTRRYARPGTEAGWHFLTGQQASIDAVTKAVGFGYVKIPSPDGKTTQFAHASAIQLLTPEAKISQYYLGVEYSPKDLMLGLVESSDHKIGSPVANILTYCYHYDPHRNKHSLIVARVVQFGGMITVAGLGGFMFLMFRRDLKLGRDHALTRKDQDHT; encoded by the coding sequence ATGAAGCGTACGACCAACAGGCTCGGCCTGTTGGCGCTGACGCTCGGCCTGCTGTGTTCTGCGCTGCCGTCGCGTAGCCAGGTCTCCAGCTACGGGGACAAGCAGACCGGATCAGAGTATGGCAACGAACTGCCGGCCGTCCTGAAGGGCGCGGCAATCGACCAGCACCTCAACACCACCTTGCCCGGCGTGCCCTTTGTCGATGAGACAGGGAAGCCCGTGAATACGGCCGACTACTTCGGTCATGGCAAGCCTGCAGTACTGGCCCTGGTTTACTTCAAGTGCCCCATGCTCTGCTCGGAAGAGCTGGATGGCCTGGTGCAGTCCCTGGCCATGGTGCACCTGGATCCTTCGAAGGATTTCAACGTCCTCGTCATCAGCATCGATCCGACGGATACGCCTGCCGAGGCGGCAAAGAAGAAGGCGCTCTACACCCGCCGCTACGCCCGTCCGGGGACCGAGGCCGGCTGGCACTTCCTGACCGGGCAGCAGGCATCGATCGACGCCGTCACGAAAGCCGTGGGTTTCGGTTATGTGAAGATCCCTTCGCCGGACGGCAAGACGACGCAGTTTGCCCACGCCAGCGCCATCCAGCTGCTGACGCCGGAAGCAAAGATCTCCCAGTACTACTTGGGCGTGGAGTACTCCCCGAAGGACCTGATGCTGGGTCTAGTGGAGTCTTCGGACCACAAGATCGGATCGCCGGTCGCGAATATTTTGACGTATTGCTACCACTACGACCCCCATCGCAACAAGCACAGCCTGATCGTCGCCCGCGTGGTGCAATTTGGCGGCATGATCACGGTGGCGGGTCTGGGTGGATTCATGTTTTTGATGTTTCGGCGTGACCTGAAATTAGGGCGCGACCATGCTCTGACCCGCAAGGACCAGGACCATACGTAG
- a CDS encoding GNAT family N-acetyltransferase yields the protein MSESTAFTLRRCAAGDEARLQLVGGASFLEAFADILNGDDILAHFHKNHSVETYAKYLAMPTGRTAVAEVPPGDGPVGYIVCCEPDLPVDVTPEDYELRRIYLLHRFQGLGIGKALMDQAIAYAQELGRKRLLLGVYGKNHAAIRFYEKAGFAQIGERYFTVGATTHHDAVMARPL from the coding sequence ATGAGCGAATCAACCGCATTCACACTGCGCCGGTGCGCTGCCGGCGATGAGGCGCGCCTGCAACTGGTGGGCGGCGCCAGCTTTCTGGAGGCCTTTGCCGACATCCTGAACGGCGACGACATCCTGGCACACTTCCACAAGAACCACTCGGTGGAGACGTACGCGAAGTACCTGGCCATGCCGACGGGACGCACCGCCGTTGCGGAGGTGCCACCGGGTGACGGGCCGGTCGGCTACATTGTCTGCTGCGAGCCGGACCTGCCGGTCGATGTGACGCCCGAAGACTACGAGCTGCGCCGCATCTACCTGCTCCACCGCTTCCAGGGTCTCGGCATCGGCAAAGCGTTAATGGACCAGGCGATCGCGTACGCGCAGGAACTCGGCCGGAAGCGACTGCTGCTGGGTGTCTATGGAAAGAATCATGCTGCCATTAGGTTCTACGAGAAGGCTGGCTTCGCCCAGATCGGCGAGCGATATTTCACCGTAGGCGCGACGACGCACCACGATGCTGTGATGGCCCGACCACTGTAG
- a CDS encoding cytochrome c oxidase subunit 3 family protein: MSIASTITHPPEPEIHASHDVHEHPFYQKHHFETAEQQREAASFGMWLFLLTEIMFFGGLFFAYLLYRNWYYDAFVAASNSISMPLGLINTVVLISSSFTMAMGVWSAEIRNKKFLEWSLIATIGLGFIFLGIKSVEYTQKFEEHHVPGASFDIRDFVHPPADSKEKPLTVDMANHTQIYFSLYFAMTGVHALHMIIGIAILFVLLVKARSGLYTTGYVQPIENFGLYWHFVDIVWIFLFPFLYLINRH; the protein is encoded by the coding sequence ATGTCGATCGCTTCGACCATCACGCATCCGCCGGAGCCCGAGATCCACGCGTCGCACGACGTGCACGAGCACCCGTTTTACCAGAAGCACCACTTTGAGACGGCCGAGCAGCAGCGCGAGGCGGCGTCCTTTGGTATGTGGCTCTTCCTGCTGACGGAAATCATGTTCTTCGGCGGGCTGTTCTTCGCGTACCTGCTGTACCGCAACTGGTACTACGACGCATTTGTAGCGGCCTCGAACTCGATCAGCATGCCCTTGGGCCTGATCAACACGGTCGTCCTCATCAGCTCGTCATTCACCATGGCGATGGGTGTGTGGTCCGCAGAGATCCGCAACAAGAAGTTTCTGGAATGGTCGCTGATCGCAACCATCGGTCTGGGCTTCATCTTCCTCGGCATCAAGTCCGTGGAATACACGCAGAAGTTTGAAGAGCATCACGTGCCCGGCGCTTCATTCGACATCCGCGACTTTGTGCATCCGCCCGCGGACAGCAAGGAAAAGCCGCTGACCGTCGACATGGCGAACCACACGCAGATCTACTTCTCGCTGTACTTCGCCATGACCGGCGTCCACGCGCTGCACATGATCATCGGAATCGCCATCCTGTTTGTGCTGCTGGTGAAGGCGAGATCCGGCCTGTACACAACGGGGTATGTCCAACCCATCGAGAACTTCGGCCTGTACTGGCACTTTGTCGATATTGTGTGGATCTTCCTATTCCCGTTCCTGTACCTGATCAACCGACATTGA
- a CDS encoding cytochrome C oxidase subunit IV family protein, whose translation MSEPVTSHNLAPVDSEHHNLDYHDPMNVTNPEHVAHHIVSPAVYGMIFGVLMIGTLATVGASMLPLGIFNAPIAIAIACTKAVFVVLFFMHVKYSSRLVKLTVSAGFFTFFVLVMMSMLDYFTRAWGQW comes from the coding sequence ATGAGCGAACCAGTTACATCCCACAATCTGGCTCCCGTCGATAGCGAGCACCACAATCTCGACTATCACGATCCGATGAACGTCACAAACCCGGAGCATGTGGCGCACCACATCGTCAGCCCCGCCGTCTACGGCATGATCTTCGGTGTGCTGATGATCGGCACCCTGGCGACGGTCGGCGCGTCGATGCTTCCTCTCGGCATCTTCAACGCCCCAATCGCCATCGCGATTGCCTGCACGAAGGCTGTATTCGTCGTGCTGTTCTTCATGCACGTGAAGTACAGCTCGCGCCTGGTAAAGCTGACGGTCTCAGCCGGCTTCTTCACGTTTTTCGTGCTCGTGATGATGTCCATGCTGGACTACTTCACCCGCGCATGGGGCCAGTGGTAG